Proteins from a genomic interval of Dunckerocampus dactyliophorus isolate RoL2022-P2 chromosome 5, RoL_Ddac_1.1, whole genome shotgun sequence:
- the LOC129181830 gene encoding immunoglobulin superfamily member 22-like isoform X1, with amino-acid sequence MEQQMKKTMQMSSSSSTFSSSISSSRLRKVSQGLSKTFDDSTGVQRKTSAVVETFSQVQKSLNLPEGESVPDFEEKLRPITAQEGDGAAFKAKLLGRPKPNVRWERASGAPLSAGTKVFYDDVNNQHILKIKKLTLEDADVYKCTASNEHGEAISSISLVVTENPALDFIRMLKKCSVEKREEKKPPTEEEMLKILSGAEKKDYERICAEYGFTDFRGILKKLKEMKKKVEVEVVRVLKPLEDITARADSNVVFDTILELKDPNIKMQWFLGTELLRLQYSHGKYEMKQMGTKHMLCISNVSLADAGIYSLQVGDKRQSAKLKVIDEPLKFLSEFKPKKVTERQTAVFEVRLSKKTSVPLIWKVKGKEVKRDEKFDASLSEDGLTYTLKIKDVKVSDTGDYTISIGDISATVPLFIERIPITFTSPLKNVRVQEKGKARLECEMSSKHVHVRWLKDGSDITASRRYIFMREGKRAEVIIEECEQTDEGEYSVVCTQDNDSQEYVTSAKLTVDERFASVKSGMSDTQCPTGSPAELCVVLDDEKVDGVWLKDGQEITGQRGVQVVKQGAVHKLIFSGVTDAHEGKYTFRAKGAESEAVLTVADPPEIDSSVLDMFGTQPVTVKAGQTATIKIPFKGKPPPKVTWYKDGVEVVDGERMKVERTADSTTLVINRCVREDSGAVALRLKSDSGTATVNLHLKVIDHPKPPQGKVEFLELSRKCIKMKWKAPRDNGGKEVTSFVIERREASKKSWTRVGEVRSSATVFIDDKVEAGQAYQYHIRAVNSEGMSDPLETEEVCAGEPIEPPGTASQLQVSDVTKDAMTVSWTPPVYDGGAPVLGYNLERRKKGSKMWLQVNQELIKDSKFVVEGLVADVEYEFRVTSVNQAGAGSPSTISNAVMAKDPIRAPGLVKNLLVSDSTNTSVSLSWTPPEQGDAPSGYILELRPKDAKEWKKATKIPIAGTGFTVGGLKERMKYHFRIRAVNEGGLGEPFELSEGVLAMPPPVAPKFDLQGKIKSQMVVRAGSTLCLQLNFTASPLPVVTWFKDGSITTGRAVITKSNNHSQFLISSCQRNDSGVYRIHLKNDYGEAHYNVNVRVTDFPRPPKNLRLVEEVPGTVTMQWDHTPDLADDSEGAHYIILKRDTGTASWFTVAERVFSSKYTVTGLLPGRKYFFRVIAQNCIGDSDPLDSNEALIIAREKECISSLRLKEYAAPPRQVKPSFLLPLKDHAVHRGHDCTMSCAYQGMPTPQASWYKGESKISDCPNFWQSTANGVCTMVIPICGAEDGGKYTLVLENPLGMAKCSCNLVVFDKDDKNLLESLANQANKEKLIL; translated from the exons GTGATGGTGCAGCATTCAAAGCCAAGCTGTTAGGGAGGCCCAAACCCAATGTTCGATGGGAGCGAGCCAGCGGAGCTCCATTGTCGGCTGGCACAAAGGTGTTCTACGACGACGTCAACAATCAACATATTCTCAAG ATTAAAAAACTGACTCTAGAGGATGCTGATGTCTACAAGTGCACTGCCTCTAATGAGCATGGAGAAGCCATCTCCAGTATATCCCTTGTTGTTACAGAAa ATCCAGCCCTGGACTTCATAAGGATGCTGAAGAAATG CAGTGTGGAGAAGAGAGAGGAGAAGAAGCCTCCAACAGAAGAGGAGATGCTGAAGATCTTGTCTGGGGCTGAGAAGAAGGACTATGAGAGGATCTGCGCAGAGTACGGCTTCACGGACTTCAGAGGAATCTTGAAGAAGCTGAAGGAGATGAAGAAGAaagtggaggtggag GTCGTCCGTGTGCTGAAACCCCTGGAGGACATCACTGCCAGAGCAGACAGCAATGTTGTGTTTGATACCATCCTGGAACTGAAGGATCCAAACATCAAGATGCAGTGGTTTTTG GGCACAGAACTGCTGCGCCTCCAGTACTCGCATGGCaaatatgaaatgaaacagATGGGAACCAAGCACATGCTGTGCATTTCTAACGTGAGCCTCGCTGACGCCGGAATCTACAGCCTGCAAGTTGGAGATAAGCGACAGTCAGCCAAACTTAAAGTCATAG ATGAACCTCTAAAATTCCTGTCTGAATTCAAGCCCAAGAAAGTGACCGAACGCCAGACTGCTGTGTTCGAGGTGCGTCTCTCCAAGAAGACCAGTGTTCCTCTGATCTGGAAG gtGAAAGGAAAGGAGGTAAAAAGGGATGAAAAGTTTGATGCGTCGCTGTCTGAAGATGGTCTGACCTACACCTTGAAGATTAAAGATGTGAAAGTCAGCGACACTGGAGACTACACCATCAGCATCGGAGACATCTCTGCCACTGTGCCGCTTTTCATTGAGA GGATTCCCATCACCTTCACCAGCCCCTTGAAGAATGTGCGTGTACAGGAGAAAGGCAAGGCCCGACTGGAGTGTGAGATGAGCTCCAAGCATGTGCACGTTCGTTGGCTGAAAGATGGGAGCGATATCACAGCCAGCCGGCGCTACATCTTTATGCGTGAGGGAAAGAGGGCAGAGGTTATCATTGAGGAGTGTGAACAGACAGATGAGGGAGAGTACTCTGTGGTCTGCACGCAGGACAATGACTCGCAAGAATACGTCACCTCGGCCAAACTCACTGTGGATG AACGCTTTGCCTCAGTGAAGAGTGGGATGTCAGACACTCAGTGTCCTACAGGCAGCCCTGCGGAGCTCTGTGTTGTCTTGGATGATGAAAAGGTGGATGGAGTGTGGCTTAAAGACGGACAGGAG ATTACAGGACAGAGAGGAGTTCAGGTGGTCAAACAGGGAGCTGTCCACAAGTTGATCTTCTCAGGCGTGACTGATGCTCATGAAGGCAAGTACACCTTCAGAGCAAAGGGGGCTGAAAGTGAAGCTGTACTCACTGTTGCAG ATCCTCCAGAGATTGATTCCTCTGTGCTGGACATGTTCGGAACCCAACCTGTAACAGTGAAAGCAGGCCAGACTGCTACCATTAAGATCCCGTTCAAAGGGAAGCCGCCGCCCAAGGTCACATGGTACAAGGACGGCGTGGAAGTCGTGGACGGTGAGAGAATGAAGGTGGAGCGGACTGCTGACAGCACCACACTGGTGATCAACAG ATGTGTGCGAGAGGACAGCGGTGCAGTTGCGCTACGACTAAAAAGTGACAGCGGCACAGCCACTGTCAACTTGCATCTCAAAGTGATTG ACCATCCTAAACCTCCTCAAGGTAAAGTGGAGTTCTTGGAGCTTTCCAGGAAGTGCATCAAGATGAAGTGGAAGGCCCCCAGAGACAATGGTGGTAAGGAGGTGACCAGCTTTGTGATCGAACGTCGTGAGGCAAGTAAAAAGTCATGGACCAGGGTGGGGGAAGTAAGAAGCAGTGCCACTGTCTTCATTGATGACAAAGTGGAAGCGGGGCAGGCATATCAGTATCACATCAGGGCCGTCAACTCGGAGGGGATGAGTGATCCTCTTGAGACAGAGGAGGTGTGTGCTGGAGAGCCTATAG AGCCTCCAGGCACAGCCTCCCAGCTTCAAGTGTCTGATGTCACCAAGGACGCCATGACTGTGAGCTGGACCCCACCAGTTTATGATGGAGGAGCACCAGTTCTGGGCTACAACCTTGAGAGAAGGAAGAAGGGCAGCAAAATGTGGCTGCAGGTCAATCAGGAGCTGATCAAAG ATTCTAAATTTGTGGTGGAAGGACTGGTTGCTGATGTGGAGTATGAGTTcagagtgaccagtgtaaaccAGGCTGGAGCAGGTAGTCCGAGTACTATTTCCAACGCTGTTATGGCCAAAGACCCAATAC GGGCTCCCGGCTTGGTGAAGAATTTGCTTGTTTCGGACTCCACCAACACATCCGTCTCTCTGAGCTGGACACCTCCAGAGCAGGGAGACGCACCCTCAGGTTACATCCTGGAGCTTCGCCCTAAAGATGCCAAAGAATGGAAGAAAGCCACTAAGATCCCCATTGCTGGTACTGGCTTCACAGTGGGGGGACTTAAAGAACGCATGAAGTACCACTTTCGTATCCGGGCTGTGAACGAAGGAGGGCTCGGGGAGCCCTTTGAACTGTCAGAGGGGGTCCTGGCTATGCCTCCACCTG TGGCTCCCAAGTTTGATCTTCAAGGTAAAATAAAGAGTCAGATGGTGGTCCGTGCAGGAAGTACACTCTGCCTTCAGCTAAACTTCACT GCCTCCCCCCTACCAGTTGTAACCTGGTTCAAGGATGGCAGCATCACCACAGGAAGAGCAGTCATCACCAAAAGCAATAATCACTCCCAGTTCCTCATCTCCTCCTGCCAGCGGAATGATTCTGGAGTGTACCGTATCCACCTAAAGAACGACTACGGAGAGGCCCACTATAACGTTAATGTCAGGGTTACAG ACTTTCCTCGGCCCCCAAAGAACCTTCGCTTGGTGGAAGAGGTCCCGGGGACTGTGACCATGCAGTGGGATCACACTCCAGACCTGGCTGATGACAGTGAAGGAGCCCATTATATCATCCTGAAAAGAGATACCGGCACTGCTTCTTGGTTTACGGTGGCCGAGCGTGTCTTCAGCAGCAAATACACCGTCACCGGACTGCTTCCAGGGAGGAAGTATTTTTTCAGAGTCATAGCACAGAACTGCATTGGAGACAGCGATCCTTTAGACTCAAATGAAGCGCTCATCATCGCCAGGGAAAAAG AGTGCATCAGCAGCCTTCGCTTGAAGGAATATGCTGCACCACCACGTCAGGTGAAACCTTCGTTCCTTCTTCCCCTGAAGGACCATGCAGTCCACCGAGGCCATGACTGCACCATGAGCTGTGCCTATCAGGGCATGCCAACGCCACAG GCTTCCTGGTATAAAGGAGAATCTAAGATCTCTGATTGCCCTAACTTTTGGCAGAGCACTGCTAATGGAGTATGCACCATGGTTATTCCTATTTGCGGTGCTGAAGATGGTGGGAAGTATACTCTTGTTCTGGAGAATCCACTCGGGATGGCGAAGTGCTCATGCAACCTTGTGGTCTTTG ACAAGGATGACAAGAACCTACTGGAGAGCCTGGCTAACCAGGCAAACAAGGAGAAGCTTATCTTGTAG
- the LOC129181830 gene encoding immunoglobulin superfamily member 22-like isoform X2: protein MEQQMKKTMQMSSSSSTFSSSISSSRLRKVSQGLSKTFDDSTGVQRKTSAVVETFSQVQKSLNLPEGESVPDFEEKLRPITAQEGDGAAFKAKLLGRPKPNVRWERASGAPLSAGTKVFYDDVNNQHILKIKKLTLEDADVYKCTASNEHGEAISSISLVVTENPALDFIRMLKKCSVEKREEKKPPTEEEMLKILSGAEKKDYERICAEYGFTDFRGILKKLKEMKKKVEVEVVRVLKPLEDITARADSNVVFDTILELKDPNIKMQWFLGTELLRLQYSHGKYEMKQMGTKHMLCISNVSLADAGIYSLQVGDKRQSAKLKVIDEPLKFLSEFKPKKVTERQTAVFEVRLSKKTSVPLIWKVKGKEVKRDEKFDASLSEDGLTYTLKIKDVKVSDTGDYTISIGDISATVPLFIERIPITFTSPLKNVRVQEKGKARLECEMSSKHVHVRWLKDGSDITASRRYIFMREGKRAEVIIEECEQTDEGEYSVVCTQDNDSQEYVTSAKLTVDERFASVKSGMSDTQCPTGSPAELCVVLDDEKITGQRGVQVVKQGAVHKLIFSGVTDAHEGKYTFRAKGAESEAVLTVADPPEIDSSVLDMFGTQPVTVKAGQTATIKIPFKGKPPPKVTWYKDGVEVVDGERMKVERTADSTTLVINRCVREDSGAVALRLKSDSGTATVNLHLKVIDHPKPPQGKVEFLELSRKCIKMKWKAPRDNGGKEVTSFVIERREASKKSWTRVGEVRSSATVFIDDKVEAGQAYQYHIRAVNSEGMSDPLETEEVCAGEPIEPPGTASQLQVSDVTKDAMTVSWTPPVYDGGAPVLGYNLERRKKGSKMWLQVNQELIKDSKFVVEGLVADVEYEFRVTSVNQAGAGSPSTISNAVMAKDPIRAPGLVKNLLVSDSTNTSVSLSWTPPEQGDAPSGYILELRPKDAKEWKKATKIPIAGTGFTVGGLKERMKYHFRIRAVNEGGLGEPFELSEGVLAMPPPVAPKFDLQGKIKSQMVVRAGSTLCLQLNFTASPLPVVTWFKDGSITTGRAVITKSNNHSQFLISSCQRNDSGVYRIHLKNDYGEAHYNVNVRVTDFPRPPKNLRLVEEVPGTVTMQWDHTPDLADDSEGAHYIILKRDTGTASWFTVAERVFSSKYTVTGLLPGRKYFFRVIAQNCIGDSDPLDSNEALIIAREKECISSLRLKEYAAPPRQVKPSFLLPLKDHAVHRGHDCTMSCAYQGMPTPQASWYKGESKISDCPNFWQSTANGVCTMVIPICGAEDGGKYTLVLENPLGMAKCSCNLVVFDKDDKNLLESLANQANKEKLIL, encoded by the exons GTGATGGTGCAGCATTCAAAGCCAAGCTGTTAGGGAGGCCCAAACCCAATGTTCGATGGGAGCGAGCCAGCGGAGCTCCATTGTCGGCTGGCACAAAGGTGTTCTACGACGACGTCAACAATCAACATATTCTCAAG ATTAAAAAACTGACTCTAGAGGATGCTGATGTCTACAAGTGCACTGCCTCTAATGAGCATGGAGAAGCCATCTCCAGTATATCCCTTGTTGTTACAGAAa ATCCAGCCCTGGACTTCATAAGGATGCTGAAGAAATG CAGTGTGGAGAAGAGAGAGGAGAAGAAGCCTCCAACAGAAGAGGAGATGCTGAAGATCTTGTCTGGGGCTGAGAAGAAGGACTATGAGAGGATCTGCGCAGAGTACGGCTTCACGGACTTCAGAGGAATCTTGAAGAAGCTGAAGGAGATGAAGAAGAaagtggaggtggag GTCGTCCGTGTGCTGAAACCCCTGGAGGACATCACTGCCAGAGCAGACAGCAATGTTGTGTTTGATACCATCCTGGAACTGAAGGATCCAAACATCAAGATGCAGTGGTTTTTG GGCACAGAACTGCTGCGCCTCCAGTACTCGCATGGCaaatatgaaatgaaacagATGGGAACCAAGCACATGCTGTGCATTTCTAACGTGAGCCTCGCTGACGCCGGAATCTACAGCCTGCAAGTTGGAGATAAGCGACAGTCAGCCAAACTTAAAGTCATAG ATGAACCTCTAAAATTCCTGTCTGAATTCAAGCCCAAGAAAGTGACCGAACGCCAGACTGCTGTGTTCGAGGTGCGTCTCTCCAAGAAGACCAGTGTTCCTCTGATCTGGAAG gtGAAAGGAAAGGAGGTAAAAAGGGATGAAAAGTTTGATGCGTCGCTGTCTGAAGATGGTCTGACCTACACCTTGAAGATTAAAGATGTGAAAGTCAGCGACACTGGAGACTACACCATCAGCATCGGAGACATCTCTGCCACTGTGCCGCTTTTCATTGAGA GGATTCCCATCACCTTCACCAGCCCCTTGAAGAATGTGCGTGTACAGGAGAAAGGCAAGGCCCGACTGGAGTGTGAGATGAGCTCCAAGCATGTGCACGTTCGTTGGCTGAAAGATGGGAGCGATATCACAGCCAGCCGGCGCTACATCTTTATGCGTGAGGGAAAGAGGGCAGAGGTTATCATTGAGGAGTGTGAACAGACAGATGAGGGAGAGTACTCTGTGGTCTGCACGCAGGACAATGACTCGCAAGAATACGTCACCTCGGCCAAACTCACTGTGGATG AACGCTTTGCCTCAGTGAAGAGTGGGATGTCAGACACTCAGTGTCCTACAGGCAGCCCTGCGGAGCTCTGTGTTGTCTTGGATGATGAAAAG ATTACAGGACAGAGAGGAGTTCAGGTGGTCAAACAGGGAGCTGTCCACAAGTTGATCTTCTCAGGCGTGACTGATGCTCATGAAGGCAAGTACACCTTCAGAGCAAAGGGGGCTGAAAGTGAAGCTGTACTCACTGTTGCAG ATCCTCCAGAGATTGATTCCTCTGTGCTGGACATGTTCGGAACCCAACCTGTAACAGTGAAAGCAGGCCAGACTGCTACCATTAAGATCCCGTTCAAAGGGAAGCCGCCGCCCAAGGTCACATGGTACAAGGACGGCGTGGAAGTCGTGGACGGTGAGAGAATGAAGGTGGAGCGGACTGCTGACAGCACCACACTGGTGATCAACAG ATGTGTGCGAGAGGACAGCGGTGCAGTTGCGCTACGACTAAAAAGTGACAGCGGCACAGCCACTGTCAACTTGCATCTCAAAGTGATTG ACCATCCTAAACCTCCTCAAGGTAAAGTGGAGTTCTTGGAGCTTTCCAGGAAGTGCATCAAGATGAAGTGGAAGGCCCCCAGAGACAATGGTGGTAAGGAGGTGACCAGCTTTGTGATCGAACGTCGTGAGGCAAGTAAAAAGTCATGGACCAGGGTGGGGGAAGTAAGAAGCAGTGCCACTGTCTTCATTGATGACAAAGTGGAAGCGGGGCAGGCATATCAGTATCACATCAGGGCCGTCAACTCGGAGGGGATGAGTGATCCTCTTGAGACAGAGGAGGTGTGTGCTGGAGAGCCTATAG AGCCTCCAGGCACAGCCTCCCAGCTTCAAGTGTCTGATGTCACCAAGGACGCCATGACTGTGAGCTGGACCCCACCAGTTTATGATGGAGGAGCACCAGTTCTGGGCTACAACCTTGAGAGAAGGAAGAAGGGCAGCAAAATGTGGCTGCAGGTCAATCAGGAGCTGATCAAAG ATTCTAAATTTGTGGTGGAAGGACTGGTTGCTGATGTGGAGTATGAGTTcagagtgaccagtgtaaaccAGGCTGGAGCAGGTAGTCCGAGTACTATTTCCAACGCTGTTATGGCCAAAGACCCAATAC GGGCTCCCGGCTTGGTGAAGAATTTGCTTGTTTCGGACTCCACCAACACATCCGTCTCTCTGAGCTGGACACCTCCAGAGCAGGGAGACGCACCCTCAGGTTACATCCTGGAGCTTCGCCCTAAAGATGCCAAAGAATGGAAGAAAGCCACTAAGATCCCCATTGCTGGTACTGGCTTCACAGTGGGGGGACTTAAAGAACGCATGAAGTACCACTTTCGTATCCGGGCTGTGAACGAAGGAGGGCTCGGGGAGCCCTTTGAACTGTCAGAGGGGGTCCTGGCTATGCCTCCACCTG TGGCTCCCAAGTTTGATCTTCAAGGTAAAATAAAGAGTCAGATGGTGGTCCGTGCAGGAAGTACACTCTGCCTTCAGCTAAACTTCACT GCCTCCCCCCTACCAGTTGTAACCTGGTTCAAGGATGGCAGCATCACCACAGGAAGAGCAGTCATCACCAAAAGCAATAATCACTCCCAGTTCCTCATCTCCTCCTGCCAGCGGAATGATTCTGGAGTGTACCGTATCCACCTAAAGAACGACTACGGAGAGGCCCACTATAACGTTAATGTCAGGGTTACAG ACTTTCCTCGGCCCCCAAAGAACCTTCGCTTGGTGGAAGAGGTCCCGGGGACTGTGACCATGCAGTGGGATCACACTCCAGACCTGGCTGATGACAGTGAAGGAGCCCATTATATCATCCTGAAAAGAGATACCGGCACTGCTTCTTGGTTTACGGTGGCCGAGCGTGTCTTCAGCAGCAAATACACCGTCACCGGACTGCTTCCAGGGAGGAAGTATTTTTTCAGAGTCATAGCACAGAACTGCATTGGAGACAGCGATCCTTTAGACTCAAATGAAGCGCTCATCATCGCCAGGGAAAAAG AGTGCATCAGCAGCCTTCGCTTGAAGGAATATGCTGCACCACCACGTCAGGTGAAACCTTCGTTCCTTCTTCCCCTGAAGGACCATGCAGTCCACCGAGGCCATGACTGCACCATGAGCTGTGCCTATCAGGGCATGCCAACGCCACAG GCTTCCTGGTATAAAGGAGAATCTAAGATCTCTGATTGCCCTAACTTTTGGCAGAGCACTGCTAATGGAGTATGCACCATGGTTATTCCTATTTGCGGTGCTGAAGATGGTGGGAAGTATACTCTTGTTCTGGAGAATCCACTCGGGATGGCGAAGTGCTCATGCAACCTTGTGGTCTTTG ACAAGGATGACAAGAACCTACTGGAGAGCCTGGCTAACCAGGCAAACAAGGAGAAGCTTATCTTGTAG